The stretch of DNA ATACCAAGGCTTACCGATAACCCGAGCCCGGTTCCTTGATGGGCGGATTTAGTGGTGAAAAACGGGTGAAAAATATCATCCAGTTTTTGGGGCGGGATGCCACAGCCATTGTCTGCCACCCGCATATAAACGGAGTGCTCATCGGACTCAGTCCAGGCAGACACTTGTTTTGCCGTTTCTTTTTCTAAACAGGCGTCCTTCGCGTTTAGGAGCAGATTAACGGCGATTTGGCTGAGCTGCTGAATGCTTCCGTCAATAAGAGGCAGATCTTCATCCAGCTCAACCGTTAATTCAATCCGCTGCTTTTCCATTTGCCGGCCGGTCAGGCGCAATGCTTCATACAGGGCATCGTTTAAGGAGCAGGGAATGAAAGAAGCGGATTCCTGGCGGGAAAAAGCAAGAAGGCTGCGGATAATCGCCCGGCACCGTTTTCCGCATTCCTCAATGTCTGTAAGAAGCGGCTTTGTTTCACTGGTGGAAAGCCGAAGTAAAAGCTGGGTATTGCCAATAATCGCGGTTAACGGATTGTTTAATTCATGGGCTACGCCCGCCGCCATTTCGCCGATTGCCGCCAGCTGGCCGGAATGAATAATTTGCGCCTGCATCAGCTGTTTTTCTGTAATGTTTTTTAAATACACAATCACACCATCTATTTGTCCATCATCAAGCAGCGGATAAAGGGCACATTCAAACATCTGGCTTCCAATCGATACTTCCTCCATATGAGGTTTTACTTCCTGAACGGTTTGTTCAAAAAGCTCCGCTGCTAAAAAAGCGAAGACGCTTTTGGCCTGGGGCCAGTTCGCAGCTGCACTGTCATTTTTCGTTAAAATGGTTCCGTTCAGGTCGGTTATGACAATAGAGTCCGCTACCGCGCGAAATGTCGATTCCCATCTGGACTTGCTGAGCAGCACCTCATGGTAAAGCCGGGCGTTTTCAATACAAACGGCGATTTGTCCGGATAAATGACTGAAAAAAGCCCGGTCTTCCTGGCAGAAAGCTGCCGGTTCGCGCGAGGCAAGCCCGATTACGCCGGTTATCACGCCGCGGCTTCTGAGCGGAAACAGCCAGACAGAGCGAAGCGAGAGCGCTTGAAACGCTTCACATTCAAAAAAGGAATCTGCACCACTCGGGACATAAAGAACATCCTGCCCGGTTAAAAACACTTCTGAATAAAGCGAGCCATCAGCCGGAAAAGCCGTTCCTCCCGGCAAAAAAGCGGCTTGTTCCGGGTATACATCAGCTATTCGAAGTGAGCCATCCTCCCAGACAGCCAGACTGAGCCGGTCAATCCGGTATACCTTCTCCAGCTTTTTCTGCGTATGCTTCAGCATCGTTTGAACGGACATCTCAACATTAAAGCTGCGCATCATCTCATTGATGACTTCAAGCTGGCTGTTTTTCTTTTGCAGCTCGTCAACGGTCCGCTTTAACTCTGTATAATAATTCCGTTTGGATGATTGGACGCCCGTCAGCAGCCGGATCATATCAGGCCGGTTCATGACAGGGCCCTCCTTAACAGAGCGGCGACTTCCTCCGCTGAAATATCGCGTGGATTGGTAATCATGCAGGCGTCCGTCAGGGCAATTTCACTCATTTCTGCGATGGCTTCCTCTTCAAATCCCATCTCTGAAAGAGAAAGCGGAGCCCCGATATCAACGGCAAGCTTTCGAACGGACTGGATGGCCCTTTCGCCGGCGGCGATATCAGAAAGTCCGGTTACGTCTTCTCCCATTAAAACGGCCATCTCCCGAAACTTTTTCGGGCAGGCAATTAAATTAAATTCCATCACGTGCGGGAGCAGAACGGCGTTAATGTCACCATGCAAAAACGGATAGCGGCCGCCGATCGTGTGGCTCATCGCATGGGCGGCTCCGAGGATAGCATTGGAAAAAGCAAGCCCTGCCTGGAGACTGGCCATCGCCATTTTTTCTTTTGCTTCTTTGCTGTATTTTGAAGCAACGGACGGGCGCAAATATTGAGACGCAAGAAACAGGGCATTTTTCGCCTGCACATCTGTCATGGGAGTAGCCGCCATACTCACATAAGATTCAATCGCATGCGTAATCACATCAAGGCCCGTGGTTGCGGTCAGGCGCGCACTTTTGGTGGCCAGAACATCCGGATCGATCAGGGCAATATCAGGAACGAGCGACTTCGAGACAATCGTCATTTTTTTCTGGCGTTCACTGTCCACAATGACGGAAAACTGGGAGACTTCTGATCCGGAACCCGCCGTTGTCGGTATCATTACAAGCGGGGGAAGAGGATGCAGGATGCGGTCCACTCCTTCGTAATCTCGAATATGCCCTCCGTTTGTTACAAGAGCGGCGGCTGCTTTTCCCACATCAATCGGACTTCCGCCGCCTACGCACATAATGGCATCACACCCATGCTCTTTATAAACACGGGCACAGGCAGCCGCTTCGGCATCGGTTGGATTTACAGATACATCATCAAATAAAACAGCTGCAAGTCCTGCATTGCGGCAGCTCGCTATTACAGGCTCTGCCCAGCCGGCATCTACAACGCCGCGGTCTGTTACGACAAGAACGTGACGGGCACCAAGCCGCTGGCAGCTTTCACCTGCCTGTGAAATGGATCCGCTTCCAAAAATCACTTCGGGCATCACAAATTTGTACATGCAGTTCACATCCGTTTCTTTCCTTGTTTGTTCTATTGTAACACTCCTGCGTATAATGAAGAAAAAGGAAATGAGGAAAGTGCATGTGTTTAATTGCCATTGCTCATCAGGTGAACAGGGATAAACCACTGGTTGTAGCAGCAAACCGGGATGAGTTTTGGGGGCGGCCTGCCCTGCCTTCTCATTGGTGGGAAGAAGCGCCCATATTGGCCGGCCGTGATGTAGAAAGGGACGGGACCTGGATGGGAATTTCTAAAACCGGGCGCTTTTGCGCACTCACCAATTACCGCGACCCGGGGGAAGACGGGGGCGAAAAGCGGTCACGCGGCCATATTGTCCGTTCGTTTCTAGAAAGCCATCTGGAAGCAGAGTTGTTTTTGAAAGAACTTGACCGGGAAAGAAATCGTTATCCGGGTTTTAATGTGATTGCCGGTACGGCTGAAGCATTATGGGTGTACAGCAGCCGATCCGGAAGCCGTCCATTTCGGCTGCCTCCGGGGATTCATGCGATCAGCAATGCCTTTTTAAATACGCCGTGGCCGAAAACCGTAAGAATCAAGAAAAAAATGGCCCAATCAATGGACAGTAAAGAGAAGCTGTTTTCGATGCTGCAGGATGGAAGGGCAGCAGCAGACGAAGACCTTCCAAATACCGGCATATCTCTCGAGTGGGAACGGCTGCTGTCTTCTATTTTTATTGAAAGTGCCCACTACGGCACACGCTGCTCTACCGTTCTTGAAGTAAACAGCTGTAAGAGAGCCGTTTGGACAGAACGGACCTTTACACCGGGGCAGCCATTTGAAGAACGAACCTTTACATTTGATTTTTTCTAATAACAAAATGTGCAAAATTCAAATAGGAAGGACAAAAGAAATGCCACTTAAAAGAAACCATGATCCGAGAAAAAATGCCCAGCTTATTGACTCTTATTTTAAAAACGGTGTCCCGCTGTCAGAAGTTGTCCAGGAAACAGATGCGCTTTTTTTCGCTTCAGCGGCAGGGTGGAAGCCGATAGAAGAAAGAAGATCGTTGTTCGACCGGCTCAAACGGTTATGGACCAGAGGTGAAGAGCCGCTGAAGCTGCATCATACGCTCGTTAATGAAACAGGCGCTTACCCGGACTGGAAACCGGTATTAGACCGGGAATACCAGGTGCTTGAAGAACGGGCCGTCCATACCGTTTACGTAAAGCCGGGAGAAGACATTCAAGCAGCGCTTGCCGGAGGGGGCAAAACCGTTAAACTCTCAGAAGGCACATACATTGTGGATGAACTGCATGTGCCGTCCAACACCATCGTCAAGGGAGCAGGAGCAGGCAAAACGATTTTAAAGCTGCGGGATACGGCGCCAAAAAGAAGCTTTGTGATCACAAATGAAAATCATGTCAAAGGCAACCATCACATATTAATAGAAGGCATGACGCTCGATTGGTCGCTTGAACGGCTGCATCCGGATGAAAAATCAGCAAGCGGCAATAACCGCTCAAGCTGTGTGACCTTTGCGAATGTAGCCTACGGCTGGATACGAAATTGTGATGCCATCAATCCTGGCCTTCACTGCTATGATGTGTCTTCAACGTTATATGATTATTCAGGGGACGGACACCGTGCCCGGGGCGGCAGCCGTTTTGTCTGGATTGACGGATGTACGGGTTCTGGCTTTGGGGATGACGGGGTTACGACACACCATAGTGACTATATTTTAATCTCTAATTGCTTTATGTGTGACCCGTCGGGGCGAAGTCATAAAAAAGGCGTTTCCAATTCGAATGGCTTTGAAGTCGACGACGGCTCGCGCACCGTCTGGCTCGTGAATAATGTGTCGGCCCGCTGCTTTGGCGGTGTTGAAATTAAAGCCCATGAAACAAGTTCAGCAGCAGCGAATGTTCATATTATCGGCCACCTGTCCGAGAACGATAACCGGTCATTTAATTTCCGGCATATCGGCCATCACACGGCAGAAGACCCGGATTCTAAAACAGCTCGCTTTATCACTGCGACACGTATCGTTTCCATTCGGCCTGTTTACACAGAGCTGTATGCTGTATCAAAGCCGCGTGTTTTAACTGTGTCCGCTTACCATCATGTTGTGATAAACGGGCTGCGTGCGATCGGTGATCCGGCTTATGATTATAAAAATCTGCCTGTCGCGGGTATTCAATATAAAGCAAAATATGTGTATATTCGGGATATAGAAATGCGTGATTTTGCGACGGCCGGGGCTGCGCTGAAAGTTTTTGGCGGCGACAACAGAGCTGATTATGTAACGATAGAGAATGCCCGCTTTGCGAATTGCGGAGCATGCCCGCTCTCGATTGCAGTAGATATGAAAAGTGCTTCGCCGAAAAACACGACAACCGCTTGAAACGAGCGGTTGTTTTCTATAATATAAGAATAGTATGAAAATATTATTTTATTAAAAAAATAATTCCTCTTAATTTTCCAAAAGAGAGGGTTGTATTCCACTCGAAAGACCGATATAATGTCTACTATACAAAAACAAATGTACATCAGAAAAATACATAGTTGAGGTGACGTTAAGGATGAAGGAGAATGTAAAGGTAGGATTACTCGGTCTTGGAACAGTCGGCACAGGTGTTGTCAAGATGATTCAGGATCATCAGGAGCAGCTTGCTCACCGCGTTGGCTGCTCGGTTGAAGTAACAAAAGTATTGGTTAAAAACGTAGAGAAAAAACGTGAAGTAGAATTGCCAAAAGAGTCCCTCACACTTGATCCATATGAAGTGATTAACGATCCGAACGTAGATGTGATCGTGGAAGTAATGGGCGGCGTAGATGAAACGAGAAAATTGCTGCTTGATGCTTTTCATCAGAAAAAACACGTGGTCACTGCCAACAAAGACCTTGTCGCGCTGTACGGATCAGAGCTGATGAAAGCAGCGGCTGAAAACGGCTGTGACTTTTACTACGAAGCAAGTGTAGCCGGCGGTATTCCAATTATCCGCGGTCTTGCAGACGGACTTGCTTCTGATAAAATTAGAACGATGATGGGAATCGTGAACGGTACAACGAACTTTATCCTGACGAAAATGAACAAAGAAGGCATGTCTTATGAAGCCGCACTTCAAGAAGCACAGGATCTTGGCTTTGCAGAAGCAGATCCGACTTCTGACGTAGAAGGGCTGGATGCCGCACGTAAAATGGCCATTCTGGCACGCCTTGCTTTCTCAATGGATATTGAACTTGAAGACGTAGCTGTGAGCGGCATCTCAAAAGTATCAGACAGCGATTTAAAGCACGGCCAGACACTGGGCTACACAATGAAACTTATTGGATATGCAGATCAGCAAAACGGCGGAGCTGAAGTGAGCGTACAGCCAACGTTCCTATCAAATAATCACCCGCTCGCATCGGTAAATGATGAATATAATGCCGTTTACGTATACGGAGATGCAGTCGGTGAAACGATGTTCTACGGACCAGGGGCCGGCGGACTTCCAACAGCAACATCAATCGTAAGTGACCTGGTTGCCGTTATTACCAACATGAGACTTGGTGTAAACGGAAAAAGCATTACAGTACCGCAATTTGAAAAGCAGCTGAAATCATCAGAAGAAAAGTTTGCGAAATACTTTGTTCGTCTTCATGTACAGGATGAAGTGGGCGCGTTTTCTGAGCTTACAAAGCTGTTTTCAGCTAACGGCATCAGCTTCGAAAAAATTCTTCAGCTGCCGCTTGAAGAAGAAGGTGTAGCTGAAATCGTGATTGTGACACATAAAGCATCAGATGAAAGCTATCAAAAAATGCAAGAACAAATTAAAGATTTGGCGGTTGTTCGTTCAATTGAAAGTTTCTACCGCGTTGAAGGAGAAGGAGCATAATCATGGCAAAATGGGAAGGTTTATTACATCAGTACAAAGAATTCTTACCGGTTACCGAAGATACACCGGCACTTTCATTAAT from Domibacillus sp. DTU_2020_1001157_1_SI_ALB_TIR_016 encodes:
- a CDS encoding ATP-binding protein, whose amino-acid sequence is MNRPDMIRLLTGVQSSKRNYYTELKRTVDELQKKNSQLEVINEMMRSFNVEMSVQTMLKHTQKKLEKVYRIDRLSLAVWEDGSLRIADVYPEQAAFLPGGTAFPADGSLYSEVFLTGQDVLYVPSGADSFFECEAFQALSLRSVWLFPLRSRGVITGVIGLASREPAAFCQEDRAFFSHLSGQIAVCIENARLYHEVLLSKSRWESTFRAVADSIVITDLNGTILTKNDSAAANWPQAKSVFAFLAAELFEQTVQEVKPHMEEVSIGSQMFECALYPLLDDGQIDGVIVYLKNITEKQLMQAQIIHSGQLAAIGEMAAGVAHELNNPLTAIIGNTQLLLRLSTSETKPLLTDIEECGKRCRAIIRSLLAFSRQESASFIPCSLNDALYEALRLTGRQMEKQRIELTVELDEDLPLIDGSIQQLSQIAVNLLLNAKDACLEKETAKQVSAWTESDEHSVYMRVADNGCGIPPQKLDDIFHPFFTTKSAHQGTGLGLSVSLGIAESHGGTLTVTSRLHEGSTFTLAIPRRKGR
- a CDS encoding iron-containing alcohol dehydrogenase, translating into MYKFVMPEVIFGSGSISQAGESCQRLGARHVLVVTDRGVVDAGWAEPVIASCRNAGLAAVLFDDVSVNPTDAEAAACARVYKEHGCDAIMCVGGGSPIDVGKAAAALVTNGGHIRDYEGVDRILHPLPPLVMIPTTAGSGSEVSQFSVIVDSERQKKMTIVSKSLVPDIALIDPDVLATKSARLTATTGLDVITHAIESYVSMAATPMTDVQAKNALFLASQYLRPSVASKYSKEAKEKMAMASLQAGLAFSNAILGAAHAMSHTIGGRYPFLHGDINAVLLPHVMEFNLIACPKKFREMAVLMGEDVTGLSDIAAGERAIQSVRKLAVDIGAPLSLSEMGFEEEAIAEMSEIALTDACMITNPRDISAEEVAALLRRALS
- a CDS encoding NRDE family protein translates to MCLIAIAHQVNRDKPLVVAANRDEFWGRPALPSHWWEEAPILAGRDVERDGTWMGISKTGRFCALTNYRDPGEDGGEKRSRGHIVRSFLESHLEAELFLKELDRERNRYPGFNVIAGTAEALWVYSSRSGSRPFRLPPGIHAISNAFLNTPWPKTVRIKKKMAQSMDSKEKLFSMLQDGRAAADEDLPNTGISLEWERLLSSIFIESAHYGTRCSTVLEVNSCKRAVWTERTFTPGQPFEERTFTFDFF
- a CDS encoding glycosyl hydrolase family 28-related protein; its protein translation is MPLKRNHDPRKNAQLIDSYFKNGVPLSEVVQETDALFFASAAGWKPIEERRSLFDRLKRLWTRGEEPLKLHHTLVNETGAYPDWKPVLDREYQVLEERAVHTVYVKPGEDIQAALAGGGKTVKLSEGTYIVDELHVPSNTIVKGAGAGKTILKLRDTAPKRSFVITNENHVKGNHHILIEGMTLDWSLERLHPDEKSASGNNRSSCVTFANVAYGWIRNCDAINPGLHCYDVSSTLYDYSGDGHRARGGSRFVWIDGCTGSGFGDDGVTTHHSDYILISNCFMCDPSGRSHKKGVSNSNGFEVDDGSRTVWLVNNVSARCFGGVEIKAHETSSAAANVHIIGHLSENDNRSFNFRHIGHHTAEDPDSKTARFITATRIVSIRPVYTELYAVSKPRVLTVSAYHHVVINGLRAIGDPAYDYKNLPVAGIQYKAKYVYIRDIEMRDFATAGAALKVFGGDNRADYVTIENARFANCGACPLSIAVDMKSASPKNTTTA
- a CDS encoding homoserine dehydrogenase, producing MKENVKVGLLGLGTVGTGVVKMIQDHQEQLAHRVGCSVEVTKVLVKNVEKKREVELPKESLTLDPYEVINDPNVDVIVEVMGGVDETRKLLLDAFHQKKHVVTANKDLVALYGSELMKAAAENGCDFYYEASVAGGIPIIRGLADGLASDKIRTMMGIVNGTTNFILTKMNKEGMSYEAALQEAQDLGFAEADPTSDVEGLDAARKMAILARLAFSMDIELEDVAVSGISKVSDSDLKHGQTLGYTMKLIGYADQQNGGAEVSVQPTFLSNNHPLASVNDEYNAVYVYGDAVGETMFYGPGAGGLPTATSIVSDLVAVITNMRLGVNGKSITVPQFEKQLKSSEEKFAKYFVRLHVQDEVGAFSELTKLFSANGISFEKILQLPLEEEGVAEIVIVTHKASDESYQKMQEQIKDLAVVRSIESFYRVEGEGA